The proteins below come from a single Papaver somniferum cultivar HN1 chromosome 11, ASM357369v1, whole genome shotgun sequence genomic window:
- the LOC113322376 gene encoding zinc finger protein JACKDAW-like, whose amino-acid sequence MQMMSGDGFSMNPSSTTRGFAQELPNNNSNLNLTSSTTTGANQGSGAAKRKRNLPGTPDPDAEVIALSPKSLMATNRFLCEICNKGFQRDQNLQLHRRGHNLPWKLKQRSNKEVKKKVYICPEKSCVHHDPSRALGDLTGIKKHFSRKHGEKKWKCEKCSKKYAVQSDWKAHSKTCGTREYKCDCGTLFSRKDSFITHRAFCDALAEESARITSVPTNLSFRSDSMNDTLGNSQRMNHHLPLGFENRGGGGGQDYSRLNPSQFNSIFRPDFSGGETDMDRQNKPRLPLWLDQASLQHHHHQLNSIDHGNSNNAAAFLSTNSAGLPELVQMASTNFFGSSPIVDYGGGMNNQSQWGEKSSLTTSSPSGLKEEGGNNKEQMAVESSLASLYSNQQQQQNSSMNMSATALLQKAATLGATRSNPNFNAGYGGVMSSNTSLSPSSDNTNSFNNNTHSSSSQSRNEFHQLFMRQQQQQQQQHQHQQQQKQHHPQQQQQSHDDGQSLNSLMMNSISSMGPTTSTVHAAIINNNNDSHHQGVMGLSNEASNNLDRLISAAEAVTNGSKQMNKQQFHQQQVDDEHSLTRDFLGVGAGEEEDDNGRHHQFLQHELAKFASIGSGLDFNHYNR is encoded by the exons ATGCAAATGATGTCTGGAGATGGATTCTCAATGAATCCTTCAAGTACAACTAGAGGGTTTGCTCAAGAACTACCAAATAATAATTCAAACCTTAATTTAACATCTTCTACGACCACTGGTGCTAATCAGGGTTCAGGTGCagctaaaagaaaaagaaatcttccTGGGACACCTG ATCCAGATGCAGAAGTAATAGCGTTATCACCAAAGAGTTTAATGGCAACAAACAGATTCTTATGTGAGATATGCAACAAAGGATTCCAAAGAGATCAGAATTTGCAACTACATAGAAGAGGTCATAATTTACCATGGAAGTTAAAACAAAGATCAAACAAAGAAGTTAAGAAGAAGGTTTATATATGTCCAGAGAAAAGCTGTGTACATCATGATCCATCAAGAGCACTTGGAGATCTAACAGGAATCAAGAAACATTTCAGTAGGAAACATGGTGAGAAGAAATGGAAATGTGAGAaatgttcaaagaaatatgctgttCAATCTGATTGGAAAGCTCATTCTAAAACCTGTGGGACTAGAGAATACAAATGTGATTGTGGTACACTTTTCTCAAG GAAGGATAGTTTCATCACACATAGAGCTTTCTGTGATGCATTAGCAGAAGAGAGTGCAAGAATTACATCAGTGCCGACCAACTTAAGCTTTAGATCGGATTCAATGAATGACACACTCGGGAATTCTCAACGTATGAATCATCATCTACCACTTGGATTTGAAAaccgtggaggaggaggaggccAAGATTATTCTAGATTGAATCCTTCGCAGTTTAATTCAATATTTCGGCCTGATTTTTCTGGTGGAGAAACCGATATGGATAGACAAAATAAGCCTAGATTACCATTATGGCTTGATCAAGCGAGtttacaacatcatcatcatcagcttaACTCTATTGATCATGGTAATTCTAACAATGCGGCTGCTTTCCTGAGTACCAACTCAGCTGGTTTACCTGAATTAGTTCAAATGGCATCGACAAATTTCTTCGGTTCGTCGCCAATTGTTGATTACGGTGGTGGTATGAATAATCAGTCTCAATGGGGTGAAAAATCTTCGTTAACTACGTCGTCACCAAGTGGATTAAAAGAAGAAGGTGGGAATAACAAAGAACAAATGGCTGTGGAAAGTAGTTTAGCTTCTTTATAttcaaatcaacaacagcaacagaattCATCGATGAATATGTCAGCTACAGCACTTTTGCAGAAAGCGGCAACACTAGGTGCAACAAGaagtaaccctaatttcaatgCAGGGTATGGAGGAGTTATGAGCAGTAATACTTCGTTATCTCCTTCTTCTGATAATACGAACAGTTTCAATAACAATACTCATTCATCGTCATCACAAAGCAGAAACGAATTCCATCAATTATTCATgaggcaacaacagcagcagcaacaacagcatcagcatcagcaacaacaaaagcaacatcatcctcaacagcagcaacaatctCATGATGATGGTCAGAGCTTAAACAGTTTAATGATGAATTCGATATCATCGATGGGTCCAACAACATCAACTGTTCATGCAgctattattaataataataacgaTAGTCATCATCAAGGAGTAATGGGATTATCAAATGAAGCATCGAACAATCTCGACCGTTTAAtatcagcagcagaagcagtaacGAATGGATCAAAACAAATGAATAAGCAGCAGTTTCATCAGCAGCAAGTTGACGATGAACATAGTTTAACTCGTGATTTCCTTGGTGTTGGagcaggtgaagaagaagacgataaTGGTCGTCATCATCAGTTCTTACAACATGAGTTAGCTAAGTTTGCGTCTATTGGTTCTGGTCTAGATTTCAACCATTACAATCGTTAA